One Sphingomicrobium marinum genomic window carries:
- a CDS encoding PspC domain-containing protein: protein MLQLINKAASATASAVSNGLSKMFGQENLFTRNDTIFGVCEGLGEDLGINPLFLRLAFILPLFWFPMELVMLYFGLGAILFVTRMLVPARKAEASASVTQLPEPERVEKEALPKAA, encoded by the coding sequence ATGTTGCAGTTGATCAATAAAGCCGCCAGCGCCACTGCCAGTGCCGTCAGCAATGGTTTGAGCAAGATGTTCGGTCAGGAGAACCTCTTCACCCGCAACGACACTATCTTCGGTGTGTGCGAAGGTCTCGGCGAAGATCTCGGGATCAACCCGCTCTTCTTGCGGCTTGCGTTCATCCTTCCGCTGTTCTGGTTCCCGATGGAGCTCGTCATGCTCTACTTCGGCCTCGGCGCCATCCTGTTCGTGACCCGGATGCTGGTGCCAGCCCGCAAAGCCGAAGCATCGGCAAGCGTCACCCAACTTCCCGAACCCGAAAGGGTCGAGAAAGAGGCCCTCCCCAAGGCCGCCTGA
- a CDS encoding FkbM family methyltransferase, whose protein sequence is MIEGALALSNVIPRAKGALPRLAGRLLGERLWQNDIGNGLDLLWDGRVLDMCAHVARTGTWEAHILAALRQEIAALPSGSTFYDVGANAGYISLVMAREFENLGHILAFEPLPRLAQALAQSIEHNGLGDRVDVFAVALGNKHAEVDLYLPRHAVQASLVAREADATKLVVPARRLDDLVAEASLAPPDIIKIDIEGAELQFFEGARQTLTATKPVLIFECDRNAQRFGHDIGDVIEFLRPLGYDKWTALADGGPIPMSPDQPAEANDYLAKASI, encoded by the coding sequence TTGATCGAAGGCGCGCTGGCGCTGTCAAATGTCATCCCGCGCGCCAAGGGCGCCCTGCCCCGATTGGCTGGCCGCCTGCTGGGTGAGCGGCTCTGGCAAAATGACATCGGTAACGGGCTCGATCTGCTGTGGGATGGCCGTGTCCTCGACATGTGCGCGCACGTCGCGCGTACGGGGACATGGGAAGCGCATATCCTCGCGGCGCTGCGCCAGGAGATCGCCGCCCTTCCGTCCGGCAGCACCTTCTACGATGTCGGCGCCAATGCCGGCTATATCAGCCTGGTCATGGCGCGCGAATTTGAAAATCTGGGACACATACTGGCGTTCGAGCCGCTCCCGCGCCTTGCGCAGGCGCTCGCACAGTCGATCGAGCATAACGGACTGGGAGACCGGGTCGATGTCTTCGCGGTAGCGCTAGGCAACAAGCACGCCGAAGTCGATCTCTACCTCCCGCGCCACGCGGTTCAGGCCAGCCTGGTGGCCCGCGAGGCGGATGCCACCAAACTAGTTGTGCCAGCGCGCCGGCTTGATGACTTGGTTGCCGAGGCAAGCCTTGCTCCACCGGACATCATCAAGATCGATATCGAGGGTGCCGAATTGCAATTCTTCGAAGGAGCGCGACAGACCCTCACCGCAACCAAGCCCGTCCTTATTTTCGAATGTGACAGAAACGCCCAGCGGTTCGGGCATGACATCGGTGATGTAATCGAATTTTTGCGACCGCTTGGGTACGACAAGTGGACCGCCCTTGCCGACGGTGGCCCGATCCCGATGTCTCCAGACCAGCCTGCCGAAGCGAACGACTATCTGGCCAAGGCTTCAATTTAA
- a CDS encoding DUF6975 family protein, which yields MGGDVAMNRQAHPVADAQFARIANDGCCQHEFARALQTDHSHSAARNLADAVHLFCQVYGRHPGMIELALANTPAGPVRDWMMGAADAFERERLFLVRLTSAVGPLPSTPGAHQTESVLQAQRRAVETLARSEREGCSLGAATALVGDWPVVRAVLDSAAQRAGIEVPASVLPGETDCAQVINAAIQGPAAQRALTFGTEQLLLQHRGLFDLLEARAVARDKADGIV from the coding sequence ATGGGTGGAGACGTGGCGATGAACCGGCAGGCACATCCTGTCGCCGATGCGCAATTTGCGCGCATCGCCAATGATGGCTGCTGCCAGCATGAATTTGCCCGCGCCCTCCAGACTGACCACAGCCATAGCGCGGCGCGCAACCTTGCCGACGCGGTCCACCTGTTTTGCCAGGTTTATGGCCGTCATCCGGGCATGATCGAACTCGCGCTGGCCAATACGCCCGCAGGCCCGGTCCGCGACTGGATGATGGGCGCTGCCGACGCTTTCGAGCGCGAACGTCTCTTCCTGGTTCGGTTGACGAGTGCTGTTGGCCCCCTTCCCTCCACCCCGGGCGCCCATCAGACCGAAAGCGTGTTGCAGGCGCAGCGCCGCGCGGTGGAAACGTTAGCGCGTAGCGAGCGCGAAGGCTGTTCGCTTGGCGCAGCCACCGCGCTGGTCGGTGATTGGCCGGTGGTCCGCGCCGTGCTCGATAGTGCCGCGCAGCGCGCGGGTATCGAGGTTCCGGCCTCGGTCCTGCCGGGCGAAACCGATTGCGCACAGGTCATCAACGCTGCCATCCAGGGCCCTGCGGCTCAGCGCGCCCTCACCTTCGGCACCGAGCAGCTGCTGCTCCAGCATCGCGGCCTGTTCGACCTGCTCGAAGCCCGCGCGGTTGCGCGCGACAAGGCCGACGGGATCGTCTGA